A single genomic interval of Zingiber officinale cultivar Zhangliang chromosome 4A, Zo_v1.1, whole genome shotgun sequence harbors:
- the LOC121971637 gene encoding probable protein phosphatase 2C 33, whose translation MGSCLSVDGCSHSSAPSSPSSPASGTRRSRRGSRRRPQRSSSRREEQVHRIPGRMFLNGASAVASLFTQQGKKGTNQDAMIVWENFGSRNDTIFCGIFDGHGPYGHIVAKKVRDVLPLKLTATWESEECNTSEASSPRSLREDNRASINFEENGDDSQIFMTLKESFLKAFRIMDKELRQHPDIDCFYSGTTAVTLIKQGQQLYIGNVGDSRAVLGTRDQDNSIVAVQLTVDLKPNLPNEAERIRLCRGRVFALKDEPDVARVWLPNNNVPGLAMARALGDFCLKDYGLISVPDISYRQITERDEFIVLATDGVWDVLSNKEVVDIVASAPARASAARSLVESAVKAWKLKYPTSRTDDCAVICLFLQSQTSNISTDVSIHSQVGEPLTPCTTDGNKQGPSSSTSHNGDDTVPTVVADVNVSSVDGSNWSIQQGVARVDTLLSLPRFTEGNKQSTRTKTQKLA comes from the exons ATGGGGTCCTGTCTCTCGGTGGATGGGTGTAGCCACTCCTCCGCCCCTTCCTCGCCATCTTCGCCGGCGTCCGGAACGAGGCGGAGCCGCAGAGGGTCCCGGCGGAGGCCCCAGAGGAGCTCGTCCAGGAGGGAGGAGCAGGTCCATAGGATCCCCGGGAGGATGTTCCTGAACGGGGCCAGCGCTGTTGCTTCGCTCTTCACCCAACAGGGAAAGAAGGGGACCAACCAGGACGCCATGATCGTTTGGGAG AATTTTGGCTCAAGAAATGACACTATTTTTTGTGGGATTTTCGATGGTCATGGTCCATATGGTCATATAGTTGCTAAAAAAGTCAGAGATGTTCTCCCTTTAAAGCTGACTGCTACTTGGGAAAGTGAGGAATGTAACACTTCAGAGGCAAGTTCACCTCGATCCCTCAGAGAGGATAATAGGGCTTCCATCAACTTTGAAGAAAATGGTGACGACTCTCAGATCTTTATGACACTGAAAGAATCATTTCTCAAGGCTTTTAGAATCATGGATAAAGAGCTAAGACAACACCCTGATATTGATTGTTTTTACAGTGGCACAACAGCAGTCACTTTGATCAAGCAG GGCCAACAACTTTATATTGGAAATGTTGGAGATTCAAGAGCAGTACTTGGAACCAGAGACCAAGATAACTCCATAGTTGCAGTTCAGTTGACTGTGGATCTTAAACCTAATCTTCCAA ATGAAGCAGAAAGAATAAGGCTGTGTAGGGGCAGAGTTTTTGCTCTCAAGGATGAGCCCGATGTGGCTCGAGTTTGGCTGCCTAACAATAATGTCCCAGGCTTGGCTATGGCACGGGCATTGGGGGATTTTTGCTTAAAAGATTACGGTTTGATTTCCGTGCCTGACATTTCATATCGGCAAATCACAGAAAGAGATGAGTTCATCGTCTTGGCTACTGACGGG GTCTGGGATGTGCTCTCCAACAAAGAAGTGGTAGATATAGTTGCTTCTGCTCCAGCTAGGGCTTCTGCTGCTCGCTCTCTTGTTGAGTCGGCTGTGAAGGCCTGGAAGCTTAAATATCCGACTTCGCGAACTGACGATTGTGCTGTAATTTGTCTCTTTCTTCAATCTCAGACATCCAACATTTCCACCGATGTCTCCATCCATTCCCAAGTTGGTGAACCATTGACTCCCTGCACAACTGATGGCAACAAGCAAGGACCTTCCAGTTCAACTTCCCACAATGGTGATGACACTGTTCCAACAGTGGTCGCTGATGTCAATGTCAGCTCGGTAGATGGAAGTAATTGGTCGATCCAACAGGGTGTCGCTCGAGTGGATACCTTGTTGTCATTGCCCAGGTTTACTGAAGGGAACAAGCAGTCAACAAGAACCAAGACTCAAAAACTAGCTTGA
- the LOC121971638 gene encoding subtilisin-like protease SBT4.8, which yields MVIMSSRNSLCMLPLLAFAALLIASAAAEANGERKVYVVYMGHQPPPPSTAQGWFAEAKYLSILDQVLEGCSSRESLVYSYTSFAGLAANLTEKEKGKLAGVEGVVSVFESKILKPLTTRSWDFLGFYQNVRRVPASESDVVIGMIDTGIWPESEAFSDEGFGPPPPKWKGGCVNFVCNNKVIGARYYNQFGGGGYEATPRDFEGHGTHTASTAAGREVPASLYGVAGGVARGAVPSARVAVYKVCWSFGCFGADILAAFDDAIADGVDVISASLGGYSADDYFEDPIAIGAFHAMKKGILTSAAGGNAGPGRGTVSNVAPWMLVTAASSTDRHIIDKLILKNSNYIVGASINTFGSDKKLYPITYFGNASSPSCDQLEARMVKGKIVVCGQMTDGSGPLNAGAKGAVIFFNLTDFSIAFPLPALVVNSTVGDQLIQYIDSNRNVLADIRKSEAVHDSKAPVVGSFSSRGPNTITPAILKPDLSAPGIDILAAWSGAASMSVYQYDPRRVNYNIISGTSMACPHVTGAAAYVKSFHPQWSPAAIMSALITTASPMNPSLHPDAELAYGSGQVNPAAALDPGLIYDAAEADYVKMLCDQGYNETQIRLITGDLSSCPGTNLGSPGDLNYPSMAYYVPPNQSFAAGFNRTVTNVGDAATARYAATVNAGGGLRVTVTPGVLRFRRLNEQKKFEVTVWGGPLEVNGIVSAYVTWSDGKHHVRSVVTVFTDYSKD from the exons ATGGTAATTATGTCATCGCGTAATTCCCTTTGCATGCTCCCTCTCCTCGCCTTCGCAGCTCTCCTGATCGCCTCTGCTGCTGCCGAGGCTAATGGAGAAAGAAAG GTGTATGTAGTGTACATGGGGCATCAGCCACCGCCGCCGTCGACGGCTCAGGGTTGGTTCGCCGAGGCTAAGTATCTCAGTATCCTCGATCAAGTACTCGAGGGATG TTCGTCGAGGGAGTCGCTGGTTTACAGCTACACCAGCTTCGCCGGACTCGCCGCCAATctcaccgagaaggagaaaggaaAACTTGCTG GTGTGGAAGGAGTGGTTTCGGTGTTCGAGAGCAAAATCCTGAAGCCGCTGACGACGAGATCTTGGGATTTCTTGGGGTTTTATCAGAACGTGAGACGGGTGCCTGCGTCGGAGAGCGATGTCGTCATCGGCATGATCGACACCGGAATCTGGCCGGAGTCGGAGGCTTTCAGCGACGAGGGATTCGGCCCGCCGCCGCCGAAATGGAAAGGCGGCTGTGTGAATTTTGTCTGCAATAA CAAAGTCATCGGCGCGCGGTACTACAACCAATTTGGCGGCGGTGGGTACGAAGCCACGCCTCGGGACTTCGAAGGCCACGGCACCCACACGGCCTCCACCGCCGCCGGCAGGGAGGTCCCCGCCAGCCTCTACGGCGTGGCCGGAGGCGTCGCCCGCGGCGCGGTTCCTTCCGCCCGGGTCGCCGTATACAAAGTCTGCTGGTCCTTCGGCTGCTTCGGCGCCGACATCTTGGCCGCCTTCGACGATGCGATCGCCGACGGGGTCGACGTCATCTCCGCCTCGCTCGGCGGCTACTCCGCCGACGACTACTTCGAAGACCCGATCGCCATCGGCGCCTTCCACGCCATGAAGAAGGGGATCCTCACGTCGGCCGCCGGCGGCAACGCCGGGCCCGGAAGAGGAACCGTCAGCAACGTGGCCCCCTGGATGCTGGTCACGGCCGCCAGCTCCACCGATCGCCACATCATAGACAAGCTGATCCTTAAAAACTCCAACTACATCGTG GGAGCTTCCATCAACACCTTCGGCTCCGACAAGAAGCTATATCCGATAACCTACTTTGGAAACGCAAGCTCTCCAAG TTGCGATCAATTGGAGGCGAGGATGGTGAAAGGGAAGATAGTCGTGTGCGGGCAAATGACGGATGGATCAGGGCCTCTGAACGCCGGAGCTAAAGGAGCGGTCATCTTCTTCAATCTCACCGATTTCTCAATAGCATTTCCGCTGCCGGCGTTGGTAGTAAACAGCACCGTCGGCGACCAACTCATTCAGTACATCGACAGCAACag GAATGTTTTAGCCGATATACGCAAAAGCGAAGCCGTTCACGATTCCAAAGCTCCGGTGGTGGGTTCGTTCTCGTCGAGAGGTCCAAATACCATAACACCGGCCATTTTGAAG CCTGATCTTAGTGCTCCGGGAATCGACATATTGGCCGCGTGGTCAGGTGCAGCATCCATGTCGGTGTACCAGTACGATCCACGCCGAGTAAACTACAACATCATCTCGGGAACTTCCATGGCTTGCCCTCATGTTACTGGAGCTGCTGCCTACGTCAAGTCCTTCCATCCTCAATGGTCTCCGGCGGCCATCATGTCTGCATTGATCACTACGG CATCGCCGATGAACCCTTCTCTGCACCCTGATGCGGAGCTCGCCTACGGCTCAGGCCAAGTGAACCCGGCGGCGGCGCTGGATCCGGGCTTGATCTACGACGCAGCGGAGGCAGACTACGTCAAAATGCTGTGCGACCAAGGGTACAACGAGACCCAGATCCGGCTCATCACCGGCGACCTCAGCAGCTGCCCTGGGACCAACTTAGGATCTCCCGGCGATCTCAACTACCCGTCCATGGCCTACTACGTCCCTCCGAACCAAAGCTTCGCGGCCGGATTTAACAGGACGGTCACCAACGTCGGCGACGCCGCGACTGCGCGGTACGCGGCGACGGTCAACGCGGGTGGAGGACTGAGGGTGACGGTGACGCCCGGCGTGCTGCGGTTCAGGAGGTTGAACGAGCAGAAGAAGTTTGAGGTGACAGTTTGGGGAGGGCCGTTGGAGGTCAACGGGATTGTGTCGGCGTACGTGACGTGGTCGGATGGGAAGCACCACGTCAGGAGCGTTGTTACGGTCTTCACTGATTACTCAAAAGACTAA